The following coding sequences lie in one Arachis ipaensis cultivar K30076 chromosome B05, Araip1.1, whole genome shotgun sequence genomic window:
- the LOC107641058 gene encoding uncharacterized protein LOC107641058 — protein MDTNNPESGMNPGALSAESTANPGTFSAESVTALLNQLSAQLGRNNGTSNPSIDQISPYFIHPSENPGWINLSLSSDISRSIMWNNLAYEIWSELRRRYYHGDRFRIAKLKEEFPKCSCGLGVIRSYRSEGCVVKFLRGLNDQFSTIRSQVMMMEPLPNLDSTFALLTQQERQLGFHGEESQILLNIAQHKSPQGTNSNKGSDSTKSDIVAANRQGRGKSRTYRGKGSGRGKIVCTYCGKLGHTIDVCYRKHGLPPHLKERYNSGGAATFNYAATDEHADEDSADQKQQRSDEQCLEFTQDQKIALLALLQRNELQSIHSTNQIVGQTPAMRGNTNQVIQLLHFKSHVLAERSGDETEKSKSWIIDIGATNHVSYYLQDFKTYHHIPTIIVKLPNGSYTTSNIIGTVRFSDLLYLTNTLYILSFNYKLISVSSLTSNLKCKLEIIDTMCEIQDSSKTRI, from the exons ATGGATACTAACAATCCAGAATCAGGAATGAACCCAGGCGCTCTTAGTGCCGAATCTACAGCAAACCCAGGCACTTTTAGTGCCGAATCTGTAACTGCTCTTCTCAACCAACTCTCTGCTCAACTTGGACGCAACAATGGAACCTCAAACCCAAGCATTGATCAGATCAGTCCTTACTTCATTCATCCGTCTGAAAACCCTG GTTGGATTAACTTGTCTCTGAGTTCAGATATTTCACGAAGTATAATGTGGAATAATCTAGCTTATGAGATATGGAGTGAATTGCGAAGAAGATACTATCATGGTGATAGGTTCAGAATAGCTAAATTGAAGGAAGAATT TCCAAAATGCTCCTGTGGTCTTGGAGTTATTCGATCATATAGATCTGAGGGATGTGTGGTGAAATTTCTACGGGGGTTAAATGATCAATTCTCAACTATACGTTCACAGGTCATGATGATGGAGCCACTACCCAATCTTGATTCTACTTTTGCCTTGCTCACACAACAAGAAAGGCAACTTGGCTTTCATGGAGAAGAATCTCAAATACTTCTCAATATTGCACAACACAAATCTCCACAAGGAACCAATTCCAACAAAGGATCAGATTCTACTAAGAGTGATATTGTTGCTGCTAATCGACAAGGCAGAGGAAAGAGCAGAACATATAGAGGTAAAGGATCGGGTAGAGGAAAAATTGTTTGCACATATTGTGGAAAGCTTGGACACACAATAGATGTTTGCTATAGGAAACATGGTCTGCCACCACATCTGAAGGAGAGATATAATAGTGGTGGTGCTGCAACATTCAATTATGCAGCCACTGATGAACATGCTGATGAAGACAGTGCAGATCAGAAGCAGCAAAGAAGTGACGAGCAATGCTTGGAATTCACTCAAGATCAGAAGATTGCTTTACTAGCTCTTCTTCAGCGCAATGAGTTACAGTCCATCCACAGCACCAACCAAATAGTTGGCCAAACTCCAGCAATGAGAGGTAACACTAACCAAGTGATTCAACTATTGCATTTTAAGTCACATGTTTTGGCTGAGAGAAGTGGTGATGAAACAGAAAAGTCAAAATCTTGGATCATTGATATAGGAGCCACTAACCatgtatcatattatcttcaagATTTTAAAACTTACCATCATATTCCTACAATTATAGTTAAGCTTCCAAATGGCTCCTACACCACAAGCAACATCATAGGAACAGTTAGATTTTCTGATTTACTTTATCTTACCAACACATTATACATACTTAGCTTTAACTATAAACTTATTTCTGTTTCATCACTTACGTCAAATTTAAAATGCAAATTGGAAATAATTGACACAATGTGTGAGATACAGGATTCATCAAAGACGAGGATTTGA
- the LOC107644054 gene encoding sucrose synthase 7, whose product MDSSSGPVLKRADTIADSMPDALRQSRFHMKKCFARFVARGKRLLKHQQIMEDLEKAVEDRGERNKLLEGLLGYILSSTQEAAVVPPYVAFAVRPNPGFWEFVKVTADDLQVEGIEATDYLKCKEMIFDENWASDENSLEIDFGAIDFTTPRLALSSSIGNGLNFTTKILSSRLNERSQSSNALLDYLLSLNHQGENLMINDKLNNLTKLQTALKVAETYVSALRKDTPYQRFEERFREWGFDKGWGNTAGRVKETMRMLSEVLEAADPLKLESLFSRLPNMFNIVIFSIHGYFGQADVLGLPDTGGQVVYILDQVRALEEELLQKIKLQGLSVKPQILVVTRLIPDAKGTKCNQELEPIINTKHSHILRVPFWTEKGILRQWVSRFDIYPYLERFAQDATIKILDHLEGKPDLIIGNYTDGNLVSSLMANKLGVTQATIAHALEKTKYEDSDVKWNEFDEKYHFTSQFTADMISMNSADFIITSTYQEIAGSTNKPGQYEAHTAFTMPGLCRVVFGISVFDPKFNIAAPGADQSVYFPFTEKQQRLIEFHPAIEELLYSKDDNEEHIGYLEDKKKPIIFSMARLDKVKNLSGLVEWYAKNKRLRSLVNLVIVGGFFNPGKSKDREEISEIKKMHSLIEEYKLKGQFRWIAAQTDRYRNSELYRCIADTKGAFVQPAMYEAFGLTVIEAMNCGLPTFATNQGGPAEIIVDGVSGFHIDPYNGDESSNKIADFFEICKTDPEHWNTISKAGLQRINECYTWKIYAKKILNMGSIYGIWRRLNKEQKLAKERYIHMLYNLQFRNLARKVPIPGEASFDPAPMATTVGKKSAPEGASPKILKPDVAAAPTSRIEPQIPRDEGKEVISPQESSILGTRNRLSWWIGMIGSLFILHYFLQNLDRIFTWNNNNHM is encoded by the exons ATGGATTCTAGCTCGGGACCTGTGTTGAAGAGGGCAGACACTATTGCTGATAGCATGCCTGATGCATTGAGGCAGAGCCGCTTTCACATGAAGAAATGCTTTGCAAG GTTTGTTGCTAGAGGGAAAAGGTTATTGAAACACCAACAAATAATGGAAGATTTGGAGAAAGCAGTTGAAGACAGAGGTGAGAGGAACAAGCTTTTAGAGGGCTTGTTAGGTTACATCCTCAGCTCCACTCAG GAAGCTGCTGTTGTTCCTCCTTATGTTGCTTTCGCAGTTCGGCCGAATCCAGGGTTCTGGGAATTTGTTAAAGTGACTGCAGATGATTTGCAAGTGGAAGGTATTGAGGCCACAGATTACTTGAAATGCAAGGAAATGATATTTGATGAGAATTG GGCAAGTGATGAAAATTCATTGGAGATAGATTTTGGGGCTATAGATTTCACTACGCCACGCTTGGCGCTTTCTTCTTCGATTGGCAATGGACTAAACTTCACCACGAAGATCTTGAGCTCAAGGTTGAATGAGAGGTCCCAAAGTTCAAATGCATTGCTTGATTACTTGTTAAGCCTTAATCATCAAGGAGAG AACCTTATGATTAATGACAAATTGAATAACTTGACAAAGCTTCAAACAGCACTGAAAGTAGCTGAAACATATGTTTCTGCTCTCCGCAAAGATACACCTTACCAGAGATTTGAAGAAAG GTTCAGAGAGTGGGGATTTGATAAGGGGTGGGGGAACACTGCAGGGAGGGTTAAAGAGACAATGAGAATGCTTTCGGAGGTTCTAGAAGCTGCAGATCCATTGAAGTTGGAATCACTTTTCAGCAGGCTTCCAAATATGTTCAACATTGTTATTTTCTCCATTCATGGCTACTTTGGACAAGCAGATGTTCTTGGATTGCCGGATACCGGAGGCCAG GTAGTTTATATTCTTGATCAAGTAAGGGCCTTAGAAGAAGAGTTACTGCAAAAGATTAAGCTACAAGGCCTTAGTGTGAAACCACAGATTCTTGTG GTTACAAGGCTCATACCAGATGCTAAAGGGACCAAATGTAACCAGGAACTGGAACCTATCATCAACACTAAGCACTCTCACATTCTTAGGGTCCCCTTTTGGACGGAGAAGGGGATCCTCCGGCAATGGGTGTCGCGCTTCGATATATACCCTTACTTAGAAAGATTTGCGCAG GATGCTACTATCAAGATTCTTGATCACTTGGAAGGAAAGCCTGACCTCATCATTGGAAATTACACTGATGGAAACTTGGTCTCATCCTTAATGGCTAATAAACTTGGAGTAACACAG GCAACCATTGCTCATGCTTTGGAAAAGACCAAATATGAAGATTCAGATGTCAAATGGAATGAATTTGATGAGAAATACCACTTTACAAGTCAATTCACTGCTGACATGATCTCAATGAATTCAGCTGATTTCATCATAACTAGCACATACCAAGAGATTGCTGGAAG CACGAATAAGCCGGGACAGTATGAAGCTCACACTGCATTTACCATGCCGGGGCTATGTCGTGTCGTGTTTGGCATCAGTGTCTTTGATCCAAAGTTCAACATTGCCGCCCCTGGCGCTGATCAATCAGTGTACTTCCCTTTTACAGAAAAACAACAGCGATTGATCGAATTTCATCCGGCTATCGAGGAACTACTTTATAGTAAGGATGACAATGAAGAACACAT AGGGTATTTGGAGGACAAAAAGAAACCGATCATATTCTCGATGGCTCGGCTGGACAAAGTGAAGAATCTCAGTGGCCTAGTGGAGTGGTATGCGAAGAATAAGAGGCTGCGAAGTTTGGTGAACCTTGTGATTGTTGGAGGGTTCTTCAATCCAGGCAAATCAAAAGACAGAGAGGAAATCTCAGAGATCAAGAAGATGCATTCCTTGATAGAAGAATACAAACTCAAGGGCCAGTTCAGGTGGATTGCAGCGCAAACAGATCGCTACCGAAACAGCGAGCTGTATCGCTGCATTGCAGATACAAAGGGAGCTTTTGTGCAGCCAGCAATGTATGAGGCTTTTGGTCTCACAGTGATTGAGGCTATGAACTGTGGATTACCAACTTTTGCTACAAATCAAGGAGGCCCTGCAGAGATTATAGTTGATGGAGTCTCAGGATTTCATATTGATCCTTACAATGGAGATGAATCAAGCAATAAGattgctgatttctttgaaatCTGCAAGACTGATCCTGAACACTGGAATACAATCTCCAAAGCTGGTCTTCAACGCATCAATGAATG CTACACATGGAAGATATATGCAAAGAAAATCTTGAACATGGGATCAATCTATGGGATCTGGAGAAGGCTAAATAAGGAACAAAAGTTGGCAAAGGAAAGATACATCCACATGCTCTATAATCTCCAATTCAGGAACTTG GCAAGGAAAGTTCCCATTCCTGGTGAGGCATCCTTTGATCCTGCACCAATGGCAACAACTGTAGGAAAAAAATCTGCACCAGAAGGAGCATCACCTAAGATCTTGAAGCCTGATGTTGCAGCAGCACCAACTTCCAGGATTGAACCTCAGATTCCAAG GGATGAGGGTAAGGAAGTAATTTCCCCTCAAGAGAGTAGCATTTTAGGGACAAGGAATCGCTTAAGTTGGTGGATTGGCATGATTGGATCTTTGTTCATCCTTCATTACTTCTTACAGAATCTGGATCGTATATTCACATGGAATAACAACAATCACATGTAA
- the LOC107644055 gene encoding protein argonaute 1 isoform X2: MVRKKRTEAASSSGGESSEGQQRPAERSAPPQQVAPTSGPGPQGGGRSWGPQGGRGGYGGGRGRGMPQQQYGGPPEYQGRGRGGPPQQGYAPRGGYGGGRGGGGVGGGRGVGPSYGGPPRPQVPELHQATPPVQYQAAVSPRPPPSEASSSSSQPQEMPQLEQQMGHMVTQTEAAPSGPPASKSSMRFPLRPGKGSYGTKCIVKANHFFAELPNKDLHQYDVTITPEVTSRGVNRAVMEELVRLYRESHLGKRLPAYDGRKSLYTAGPLPFVSKEFRIMLIDEDDGTGAQRREREFKVVIKLAARADLHHLGLFLQGRQTDAPQEALQVLDIVLRELPTTRYCPVGRSFYSPDLGRRQPLGEGLESWRGFYQSIRPTQMGLSLNIDMSSTAFIEPLPVIEFVTQLLNRDVSSRPLSDADRVKIKKALRGIKVEVTHRGNMRRKYRISGLTSQATRELTFPVDERGTMKSVVEYFSETYGFHIQHTQWPCLQVGNTQRPNYLPMEVCKIVEGQRYSKRLNERQITALLKVTCQRPVERERDIMQTVHHNAYDQDPYAKEFGIKISEKLAQVEARILPPPWLKYHDTGREKDCLPQVGQWNMMNKKMVNGGTVNHWFCINFSRNVQDSVARTFCYELAQMCQVSGMAFNLDPVVPPVSARPDQVEKVLKTRYYDAKNKLPGKDLDLLIVILPDNNGSLYGDLKRICETDLGLVSQCCLTKHVYKMSKQYLANVALKINVKVGGRNTVLVDALSRRIPLVSDRPTIIFGADVTHPHPGEDSSPSIAAVVASQDWPEITKYAGLVCAQAHRQELIQDLFKQWQDPNRGQVTGGMIKELLISFRRATGQKPQRIIFYRDGVSEGQFYQVLLFELDAIRKACASLEPNYQPPVTFVVVQKRHHTRLFASNHHDRNSIDRSGNILPGTVVDSKICHPTEFDFYLCSHAGIQGTSRPAHYHVLWDENNFTADALQMLTNNLCYTYARCTRSVSIVPPAYYAHLAAFRARFYMEPETSDSGSMTSGAAAGRGMGAGRSTRAPGASAAVRPLPSLKDNVKRVMFYC, from the exons ATGGTTCGGAAGAAGAGAACTGAAGCAGCTAGTTCTAGTGGGGGTGAAAGCTCTGAGGGCCAACAGCGCCCTGCAGAAAGGAGTGCTCCACCCCAACAGGTTGCTCCCACCAGTGGGCCTGGACCACAAGGGGGAGGTAGGAGTTGGGGTCCCCAAGGAGGACGTGGTGGTTATGGAGGAGGACGTGGCCGTGGAATGCCTCAACAGCAGTATGGTGGCCCCCCTGAGTATCAAGGTAGGGGACGGGGAGGACCTCCCCAGCAAGGGTATGCTCCACGAGGTGGATATGGCGGTGGCCGCGGTGGTGGTGGTGTAGGAGGTGGTCGAGGCGTAGGACCTTCTTATGGTGGCCCACCACGGCCCCAAGTTCCCGAGCTGCACCAAGCTACCCCCCCAGTTCAGTATCAAGCGGCGGTATCTCCTCGGCCTCCTCCCTCTGAGGCTAGTTCCAGTTCATCCCAGCCACAGGAGATGCCCCAACTGGAACAGCAAATGGGGCATATGGTAACTCAGACAGAAGCTGCCCCTTCTGGTCCACCAGCTAGCAAGTCATCCATGAGGTTTCCCCTTCGCCCTGGGAAGGGTAGCTACGGCACAAAATGTATTGTCAAGGCCAACCATTTCTTTGCTGAGCTGCCAAACAAAGATCTGCATCAGTATGAT GTAACAATCACTCCAGAAGTTACATCAAGAGGCGTTAACCGTGCTGTTATGGAGGAGTTGGTGAGGCTTTACCGAGAATCCCATTTGGGGAAGAGACTTCCTGCTTATGATGGGCGAAAGAGCCTCTATACAGCTGGTCCACTGCCTTTCGTGTCAAAGGAGTTTAGGATCATGTTAATTGATGAAGATGATGgaactggagctcaaag GAGGGAGAGGGAATTCAAAGTTGTGATAAAATTGGCTGCTCGGGCAGACCTTCACCATTTAGGGCTCTTTTTGCAAGGGAGACAAACTGATGCACCTCAGGAAGCATTGCAGGTCCTCGATATTGTGTTGCGTGAACTCCCTACTACCAG GTATTGTCCTGTAGGAAGATCATTTTATTCACCCGATCTTGGAAGAAGACAGCCTTTGGGTGAGGGGTTAGAAAGCTGGCGTGGTTTCTATCAGAGTATTCGTCCCACACAGATGGGACTTTCTCTGAACATTG ATATGTCTTCCACTGCATTTATTGAGCCATTGCCGGTGATTGAGTTTGTAACTCAGCTACTGAATAGGGATGTATCCAGCCGACCACTGTCAGATGCTGATCGTGTGAAG ATCAAAAAAGCTCTCCGTGGTATCAAGGTTGAAGTAACTCATCGTGGAAACATGAGAAGAAAATATCGCATCTCTGGTCTGACTTCCCAGGCTACTAGAGAGTTGAC ATTCCCTGTAGACGAGAGGGGAACAATGAAGTCTGTCGTTGAGTACTTCTCTGAGACCTACGGGTTTCACATTCAACATACTCAGTGGCCTTGTTTGCAAGTGGGAAATACACAGAGGCCAAATTATCTGCCAATGGAG GTTTGCAAGATTGTAGAAGGGCAGAGGTACTCAAAGAGGTTGAATGAAAGGCAGATTACTGCTTTGCTCAAAGTCACATGCCAACGACCTGTTGAAAGGGAGCGTGATATAATGCAG acAGTACATCACAATGCCTATGATCAAGACCCTTATGCTAAAGAGTTTGGAATCAAGATCAGTGAAAAGCTTGCTCAAGTTGAAGCTCGCATCCTTCCTCCACCCTGG CTCAAATATCATGATACAGGTAGAGAAAAGGACTGCCTACCTCAGGTTGGCCAGTGGAATATGATGAATAAG AAAATGGTTAATGGAGGAACAGTCAACCATTGGTTCTGCATTAACTTTTCCAGAAATGTTCAAGATAGTGTTGCCCGCACCTTTTGTTATGAGCTCGCTCAGATGTGTCAAGTATCTGGCATG GCATTCAATCTGGATCCAGTAGTTCCCCCAGTTAGTGCTCGTCCTGACCAAGTTGAGAAGGTTCTGAAAACTCGGTATTATGATGCCAAGAACAAGCTGCCTGGAAAGGATCTTGATTTGCTTATTGTTATCCTGCCTGACAATAATGGTTCTCTTTATG GTGACCTGAAACGAATATGTGAGACTGATCTTGGGCTTGTTTCCCAATGTTGTTTAACAAAGCATGTATACAAAATGAGCAAGCAGTATCTTGCAAATGTTGCTTTGAAAATTAATGTTAAGGTTGGTGGAAGGAACACTGTGCTTGTTGACGCCCTTTCACGGCGTATTCCCCTTGTCAGCGACAGGCCTACAATAATTTTTGGAGCTGATGTTACTCACCCACACCCTGGAGAGGATTCAAGCCCATCTATTGCAGCT GTTGTGGCTTCCCAAGATTGGCCTGAGATTACAAAGTATGCTGGTTTGGTTTGTGCACAAGCACATCGACAGGAACTCATTCAGGATCTCTTCAAGCAATGGCAAGATCCTAATAGAGGACAGGTCACGGGTGGAATGATTAA GGAACTACTTATATCTTTCCGGAGAGCAACTGGGCAGAAGCCACAGCGCATCATATTTTACAG GGATGGTGTGAGTGAGGGTCAATTTTATCAAGTCCTATTGTTTGAGCTTGATGCTATTAGAAAG GCCTGTGCATCTCTCGAGCCCAATTATCAGCCTCCTGTGACCTTTGTGGTAGTTCAAAAGCGCCATCACACTAGGCTTTTTGCCAGCAACCATCATGATCGAAACTCTATTGATCGGAGTGGGAATATACTGCCCG GTACTGTTGTGGACTCCAAAATCTGCCACCCAACTGAATTTGACTTTTATCTCTGTAGTCATGCTGGAATTCAG GGCACTAGTCGTCCAGCTCATTATCACGTTCTGTGGGATGAAAACAATTTCACAGCTGATGCTCTTCAGATGCTTACAAACAACCTGTGCTACAC CTATGCCAGATGCACCCGTTCTGTTTCAATTG TGCCTCCTGCATATTATGCGCACTTGGCTGCATTCCGAGCCCGTTTTTACATGGAGCCCGAGACATCCGACAGTGGCTCCATGACAAGTGGTGCTGCTGCAGGTCGCGGTATGGGTGCAGGACGCAGTACGCGTGCACCTGGTGCCAGCGCTGCTGTGAGGCCCCTGCCATCCCTCAAGGACAATGTCAAGAGGGTCATGTTCTATTGCTGA
- the LOC107644055 gene encoding protein argonaute 1 isoform X1 — protein sequence MVRKKRTEAASSSGGESSEGQQRPAERSAPPQQVAPTSGPGPQGGGRSWGPQGGRGGYGGGRGRGMPQQQYGGPPEYQGRGRGGPPQQGYAPRGGYGGGRGGGGVGGGRGVGPSYGGPPRPQVPELHQATPPVQYQAAVSPRPPPSEASSSSSQPQEMPQLEQQMGHMVTQTEAAPSGPPASKSSMRFPLRPGKGSYGTKCIVKANHFFAELPNKDLHQYDVTITPEVTSRGVNRAVMEELVRLYRESHLGKRLPAYDGRKSLYTAGPLPFVSKEFRIMLIDEDDGTGAQRREREFKVVIKLAARADLHHLGLFLQGRQTDAPQEALQVLDIVLRELPTTRYCPVGRSFYSPDLGRRQPLGEGLESWRGFYQSIRPTQMGLSLNIDMSSTAFIEPLPVIEFVTQLLNRDVSSRPLSDADRVKIKKALRGIKVEVTHRGNMRRKYRISGLTSQATRELTFPVDERGTMKSVVEYFSETYGFHIQHTQWPCLQVGNTQRPNYLPMEVCKIVEGQRYSKRLNERQITALLKVTCQRPVERERDIMQTVHHNAYDQDPYAKEFGIKISEKLAQVEARILPPPWLKYHDTGREKDCLPQVGQWNMMNKKMVNGGTVNHWFCINFSRNVQDSVARTFCYELAQMCQVSGMAFNLDPVVPPVSARPDQVEKVLKTRYYDAKNKLPGKDLDLLIVILPDNNGSLYGDLKRICETDLGLVSQCCLTKHVYKMSKQYLANVALKINVKVGGRNTVLVDALSRRIPLVSDRPTIIFGADVTHPHPGEDSSPSIAAVVASQDWPEITKYAGLVCAQAHRQELIQDLFKQWQDPNRGQVTGGMIKELLISFRRATGQKPQRIIFYRDGVSEGQFYQVLLFELDAIRKSKCSCQACASLEPNYQPPVTFVVVQKRHHTRLFASNHHDRNSIDRSGNILPGTVVDSKICHPTEFDFYLCSHAGIQGTSRPAHYHVLWDENNFTADALQMLTNNLCYTYARCTRSVSIVPPAYYAHLAAFRARFYMEPETSDSGSMTSGAAAGRGMGAGRSTRAPGASAAVRPLPSLKDNVKRVMFYC from the exons ATGGTTCGGAAGAAGAGAACTGAAGCAGCTAGTTCTAGTGGGGGTGAAAGCTCTGAGGGCCAACAGCGCCCTGCAGAAAGGAGTGCTCCACCCCAACAGGTTGCTCCCACCAGTGGGCCTGGACCACAAGGGGGAGGTAGGAGTTGGGGTCCCCAAGGAGGACGTGGTGGTTATGGAGGAGGACGTGGCCGTGGAATGCCTCAACAGCAGTATGGTGGCCCCCCTGAGTATCAAGGTAGGGGACGGGGAGGACCTCCCCAGCAAGGGTATGCTCCACGAGGTGGATATGGCGGTGGCCGCGGTGGTGGTGGTGTAGGAGGTGGTCGAGGCGTAGGACCTTCTTATGGTGGCCCACCACGGCCCCAAGTTCCCGAGCTGCACCAAGCTACCCCCCCAGTTCAGTATCAAGCGGCGGTATCTCCTCGGCCTCCTCCCTCTGAGGCTAGTTCCAGTTCATCCCAGCCACAGGAGATGCCCCAACTGGAACAGCAAATGGGGCATATGGTAACTCAGACAGAAGCTGCCCCTTCTGGTCCACCAGCTAGCAAGTCATCCATGAGGTTTCCCCTTCGCCCTGGGAAGGGTAGCTACGGCACAAAATGTATTGTCAAGGCCAACCATTTCTTTGCTGAGCTGCCAAACAAAGATCTGCATCAGTATGAT GTAACAATCACTCCAGAAGTTACATCAAGAGGCGTTAACCGTGCTGTTATGGAGGAGTTGGTGAGGCTTTACCGAGAATCCCATTTGGGGAAGAGACTTCCTGCTTATGATGGGCGAAAGAGCCTCTATACAGCTGGTCCACTGCCTTTCGTGTCAAAGGAGTTTAGGATCATGTTAATTGATGAAGATGATGgaactggagctcaaag GAGGGAGAGGGAATTCAAAGTTGTGATAAAATTGGCTGCTCGGGCAGACCTTCACCATTTAGGGCTCTTTTTGCAAGGGAGACAAACTGATGCACCTCAGGAAGCATTGCAGGTCCTCGATATTGTGTTGCGTGAACTCCCTACTACCAG GTATTGTCCTGTAGGAAGATCATTTTATTCACCCGATCTTGGAAGAAGACAGCCTTTGGGTGAGGGGTTAGAAAGCTGGCGTGGTTTCTATCAGAGTATTCGTCCCACACAGATGGGACTTTCTCTGAACATTG ATATGTCTTCCACTGCATTTATTGAGCCATTGCCGGTGATTGAGTTTGTAACTCAGCTACTGAATAGGGATGTATCCAGCCGACCACTGTCAGATGCTGATCGTGTGAAG ATCAAAAAAGCTCTCCGTGGTATCAAGGTTGAAGTAACTCATCGTGGAAACATGAGAAGAAAATATCGCATCTCTGGTCTGACTTCCCAGGCTACTAGAGAGTTGAC ATTCCCTGTAGACGAGAGGGGAACAATGAAGTCTGTCGTTGAGTACTTCTCTGAGACCTACGGGTTTCACATTCAACATACTCAGTGGCCTTGTTTGCAAGTGGGAAATACACAGAGGCCAAATTATCTGCCAATGGAG GTTTGCAAGATTGTAGAAGGGCAGAGGTACTCAAAGAGGTTGAATGAAAGGCAGATTACTGCTTTGCTCAAAGTCACATGCCAACGACCTGTTGAAAGGGAGCGTGATATAATGCAG acAGTACATCACAATGCCTATGATCAAGACCCTTATGCTAAAGAGTTTGGAATCAAGATCAGTGAAAAGCTTGCTCAAGTTGAAGCTCGCATCCTTCCTCCACCCTGG CTCAAATATCATGATACAGGTAGAGAAAAGGACTGCCTACCTCAGGTTGGCCAGTGGAATATGATGAATAAG AAAATGGTTAATGGAGGAACAGTCAACCATTGGTTCTGCATTAACTTTTCCAGAAATGTTCAAGATAGTGTTGCCCGCACCTTTTGTTATGAGCTCGCTCAGATGTGTCAAGTATCTGGCATG GCATTCAATCTGGATCCAGTAGTTCCCCCAGTTAGTGCTCGTCCTGACCAAGTTGAGAAGGTTCTGAAAACTCGGTATTATGATGCCAAGAACAAGCTGCCTGGAAAGGATCTTGATTTGCTTATTGTTATCCTGCCTGACAATAATGGTTCTCTTTATG GTGACCTGAAACGAATATGTGAGACTGATCTTGGGCTTGTTTCCCAATGTTGTTTAACAAAGCATGTATACAAAATGAGCAAGCAGTATCTTGCAAATGTTGCTTTGAAAATTAATGTTAAGGTTGGTGGAAGGAACACTGTGCTTGTTGACGCCCTTTCACGGCGTATTCCCCTTGTCAGCGACAGGCCTACAATAATTTTTGGAGCTGATGTTACTCACCCACACCCTGGAGAGGATTCAAGCCCATCTATTGCAGCT GTTGTGGCTTCCCAAGATTGGCCTGAGATTACAAAGTATGCTGGTTTGGTTTGTGCACAAGCACATCGACAGGAACTCATTCAGGATCTCTTCAAGCAATGGCAAGATCCTAATAGAGGACAGGTCACGGGTGGAATGATTAA GGAACTACTTATATCTTTCCGGAGAGCAACTGGGCAGAAGCCACAGCGCATCATATTTTACAG GGATGGTGTGAGTGAGGGTCAATTTTATCAAGTCCTATTGTTTGAGCTTGATGCTATTAGAAAG TCTAAATGTTCCTGCCAGGCCTGTGCATCTCTCGAGCCCAATTATCAGCCTCCTGTGACCTTTGTGGTAGTTCAAAAGCGCCATCACACTAGGCTTTTTGCCAGCAACCATCATGATCGAAACTCTATTGATCGGAGTGGGAATATACTGCCCG GTACTGTTGTGGACTCCAAAATCTGCCACCCAACTGAATTTGACTTTTATCTCTGTAGTCATGCTGGAATTCAG GGCACTAGTCGTCCAGCTCATTATCACGTTCTGTGGGATGAAAACAATTTCACAGCTGATGCTCTTCAGATGCTTACAAACAACCTGTGCTACAC CTATGCCAGATGCACCCGTTCTGTTTCAATTG TGCCTCCTGCATATTATGCGCACTTGGCTGCATTCCGAGCCCGTTTTTACATGGAGCCCGAGACATCCGACAGTGGCTCCATGACAAGTGGTGCTGCTGCAGGTCGCGGTATGGGTGCAGGACGCAGTACGCGTGCACCTGGTGCCAGCGCTGCTGTGAGGCCCCTGCCATCCCTCAAGGACAATGTCAAGAGGGTCATGTTCTATTGCTGA